From Segatella copri, the proteins below share one genomic window:
- a CDS encoding restriction endonuclease subunit S, with translation MEYKTYKLGTCFSLIENGAIIKQRKEAKGFPITRIETLSHGKFNRDKLGHADIFDTTPYKRYILEDKDLIMSHINSRAFLGRTVLYRKKGNEQIIHGMNVLRIKTNEQFLDPVFASYLFKTSHFKKAIDSIRKDAINQSSINIFDICNIQISLPSITEQRKISHALQLIDKKIETNHLINDNLPLPDHSLREARVRRAA, from the coding sequence AAAATGGCGCTATCATCAAACAAAGAAAAGAAGCCAAAGGTTTCCCTATAACTCGCATAGAAACCTTATCTCATGGCAAATTTAATCGTGACAAGTTAGGCCATGCTGACATTTTCGACACAACACCTTACAAACGATATATCTTAGAAGACAAGGACTTGATTATGTCACACATCAATAGCCGTGCCTTTCTTGGAAGAACCGTGCTTTATAGAAAGAAAGGAAATGAACAAATTATTCATGGAATGAATGTCTTGAGGATTAAGACGAATGAACAATTTTTAGATCCTGTTTTTGCATCTTATTTATTCAAAACATCACATTTCAAAAAAGCAATTGATAGCATTCGTAAAGATGCCATCAACCAGTCTAGTATAAACATATTTGACATATGCAACATACAAATAAGCCTTCCTTCAATTACAGAGCAGAGAAAAATTTCTCATGCCCTGCAACTGATTGATAAAAAAATTGAAACTAATCATCTGATAAATGATAATTTACCGTTGCCTGACCATTCATTAAGAGAGGCAAGAGTTCGTCGCGCTGCTTAG
- a CDS encoding restriction endonuclease subunit S: MKEYKLSQLLEIKNGKDHKELPDGEYPVFGSGGVMRFVNEYLYDKPSILLPRKGSLDNIQYCDVPFWTVDTLYYTVVNEELANPYFLYRYLKLLDLSRLDSGTGVPSMTFDSYYGIKVMLPKIEEQKRIASVLQKLDAKIKLNCQINDNLEAMAKQLYDYWFVQFDFPNEEGKPYKSSGGAMVWNDKLKREIPKEWMASNYTDLFTIGNGQTMPQNEGLVPAYGGNGIVKMVEISNYPACIIIGRVGANCGSIHYSKVPCWVSDNAISICSKNDDWQPFLFYSLKLYNLSKNKGGSSQPLITHEALKHLYFPMSEKHINQFCHIVNELQDLIYSNQQEILKLTKQRDELLPLLMNGQATVNYHLSDD; encoded by the coding sequence ATGAAAGAATATAAGTTGTCTCAATTATTAGAGATAAAGAATGGTAAAGATCATAAGGAACTGCCAGATGGGGAATATCCTGTATTTGGTAGTGGGGGAGTTATGCGCTTTGTAAACGAGTATCTTTATGATAAACCAAGTATATTGTTACCTCGTAAAGGGTCTTTGGATAATATTCAGTATTGCGATGTTCCTTTTTGGACAGTTGATACATTATATTATACCGTTGTGAATGAAGAACTAGCTAATCCATATTTCTTGTATCGATACTTGAAACTATTGGATTTGAGCCGCTTGGATTCTGGTACTGGTGTCCCAAGCATGACTTTTGATAGTTACTATGGCATAAAAGTTATGTTGCCAAAAATCGAAGAACAAAAGCGTATAGCTTCTGTTCTTCAAAAACTTGATGCCAAAATTAAACTCAATTGTCAGATAAATGATAATTTAGAGGCGATGGCAAAGCAGCTCTACGACTACTGGTTCGTGCAGTTTGACTTTCCTAATGAGGAGGGCAAGCCGTATAAATCGAGTGGTGGAGCTATGGTGTGGAATGATAAGTTGAAACGTGAGATACCGAAAGAGTGGATGGCATCAAACTATACTGATTTGTTTACCATAGGTAATGGGCAAACAATGCCACAAAATGAAGGATTGGTTCCTGCATATGGTGGTAATGGTATAGTTAAAATGGTAGAGATAAGCAATTATCCAGCTTGCATAATAATTGGTCGTGTTGGTGCAAATTGTGGAAGCATACATTATAGTAAAGTTCCTTGTTGGGTGAGTGACAATGCGATATCTATATGTTCTAAAAATGATGATTGGCAACCTTTCTTATTTTATTCATTGAAATTATACAACTTGTCAAAAAATAAAGGAGGGTCATCCCAACCTCTGATAACACATGAGGCATTAAAACATTTGTACTTTCCTATGTCGGAAAAACATATCAATCAGTTTTGTCATATAGTTAATGAATTACAAGATTTAATATATTCTAACCAACAAGAGATATTAAAACTTACTAAGCAGCGCGACGAACTCTTGCCTCTCTTAATGAATGGTCAGGCAACGGTAAATTATCATTTATCAGATGATTAG
- the xerA gene encoding site-specific tyrosine recombinase/integron integrase gives MKKELIKNVLDGMRSVLSEEHLKLLHDTMEVALENFDVCLKLSDGENREKENAELLDVFISAKKIEGCSDKTIHYYKSSIEKLMAAVSKKVQEITTNDIRCYLAEQQENHHLSKVTIDNLRRIFSSFFSWLEDEDYIVKSPVRRIHKVRTDTLVKEVLSDESMEILRDSCQELRDIAMIDLLASTGMRVGELVKMNREDIDFHERQCVVFGKGNKEREVYFNARTKIHLKKYLDERTDDNPALFVSLAKPHTRLTISGVEVRLRNLGKRASLSKVHPHKFRRTLATMAIDKGMPIEQVQKLLGHVKIDTTLHYAMVNQANVKMAHRKYLN, from the coding sequence ATGAAGAAAGAATTGATAAAAAATGTATTAGATGGTATGCGTAGTGTATTGTCTGAGGAGCACTTGAAGCTATTGCATGACACAATGGAAGTGGCTTTGGAGAATTTTGATGTTTGCCTGAAGTTGTCTGATGGTGAAAACCGTGAAAAGGAGAATGCGGAGTTGCTTGATGTGTTCATTTCTGCAAAGAAAATAGAGGGATGCTCTGACAAGACGATTCACTATTATAAGTCTTCTATAGAGAAGTTGATGGCGGCAGTAAGCAAAAAAGTGCAGGAAATAACGACTAATGATATTCGATGCTATCTTGCTGAACAACAAGAAAATCATCACCTTAGCAAGGTGACGATCGATAATTTGCGACGCATATTTTCCAGCTTCTTCTCATGGTTGGAGGATGAGGACTATATCGTGAAAAGTCCTGTGCGAAGAATACATAAGGTTCGTACTGATACTTTGGTAAAGGAGGTGCTTTCAGATGAAAGTATGGAAATACTACGTGATAGTTGCCAAGAATTGCGTGACATCGCTATGATAGATTTGCTTGCCAGTACAGGTATGCGTGTTGGTGAGTTGGTAAAGATGAATCGTGAGGATATTGATTTTCACGAACGTCAATGTGTTGTGTTTGGTAAAGGAAACAAAGAGCGAGAAGTTTATTTCAATGCTCGAACTAAGATTCACCTAAAGAAATACTTAGATGAGCGAACTGATGACAATCCTGCTTTGTTTGTAAGTCTTGCCAAGCCGCATACTCGTCTTACGATCAGTGGCGTAGAAGTTCGCTTGCGCAATTTAGGAAAGCGAGCTTCTCTTAGCAAGGTTCATCCCCACAAGTTTAGAAGAACATTGGCCACCATGGCCATAGATAAGGGTATGCCAATAGAGCAAGTACAAAAGTTACTTGGACATGTAAAAATAGACACGACCTTGCATTATGCAATGGTAAATCAGGCAAATGTGAAGATGGCACATCGAAAATATCTTAATTAA
- a CDS encoding restriction endonuclease subunit S encodes MAKQLYDYWFVQFDFPNEDGKPYKSSGGAMTYNERLKREIPIGWEVENLIDFAEIKNGATPSTAVEANYGGDIVWITQKDLSDQQSKFVYQGERNITKQGFDSCSTSILPTNSVLMSSRAPIGLVSIAKHEVCTNQGFKSFIPKSISDSIYLYYYINHHIKQIEQLGTGTTFKEVSRDDLCKFPILTIGAKNIYVQWIELQNGIADKQLALTKEIAALTKQRDELLPLLMNGQATVNYHLLQ; translated from the coding sequence ATGGCAAAGCAACTCTACGACTATTGGTTTGTACAGTTTGACTTCCCGAATGAGGATGGCAAGCCGTATAAATCAAGTGGCGGAGCTATGACCTATAATGAACGCCTCAAAAGAGAAATTCCTATTGGTTGGGAAGTTGAAAATCTAATCGATTTTGCAGAAATAAAGAATGGTGCGACACCTTCAACAGCCGTCGAAGCAAATTATGGTGGTGATATAGTTTGGATAACTCAAAAGGATTTGTCTGACCAACAATCAAAGTTTGTGTATCAAGGTGAACGCAATATAACAAAGCAAGGTTTTGATTCTTGTAGTACAAGTATACTGCCAACAAATTCTGTACTTATGTCAAGTCGTGCTCCAATCGGTCTAGTTTCTATTGCAAAGCATGAAGTCTGTACAAATCAAGGTTTCAAGAGCTTTATTCCTAAGAGTATAAGTGATTCTATATATTTATACTACTACATAAACCACCATATCAAACAAATAGAACAATTAGGAACAGGTACGACTTTCAAAGAAGTTTCAAGGGATGATCTCTGCAAGTTTCCAATTCTTACTATTGGTGCAAAAAACATCTATGTGCAATGGATAGAATTACAAAATGGAATAGCAGACAAACAGCTTGCTCTTACAAAAGAAATTGCAGCTCTAACTAAGCAGCGAGACGAACTCTTGCCTCTCCTGATGAATGGTCAGGCAACGGTAAATTATCATTTATTGCAATAA
- a CDS encoding VapE domain-containing protein yields the protein MKITVIRTNRQHQLCVTNRSIGHLLERMLKDDSKFTIQKFRDMVPSMNFGYDGYKDMPTWHRVYPAAEFQKDENGNLRMKAFNGLLLLSFRNILKPEDVQLVKKQAAFLPSTLIAVTGADGRSVEILVKFSDEKGELPTDEEHADRLYQSAYRHILPIYQSVIHAEIASQKPSIRSYFLLTLDTQPYYNPQAVALKVDEKLMLQEPTPSIPEAKSDPTDKKEKGMKGSKENIEKMMKYLNEKYDLRYNMVMKYTEYVPKDKEWIGFQAVEPRVQKSLTLEVQLAGINVSIKDVRNFLESNFIKNYNPVEEFLFICYDNWDGKDHIRALARTVPTNNPHWEDWFYTWFLAMVEQWHNRTGRQYGNSVAPLLISKQGYNKSTFCRRLIPPQLQWGYTDNLILSEKRQVLQAMSQCLLINLDEFNQISAKVQQGFLKNLIQLPNVKYKPPYGSHVQEFPRTASFIATSNMDDILTDPSGNRRFIGIELTGPIDVSVRPNYQQLFAQAEKAIWNGEKTYFDAEQTALIMENNRRYQQIDPVMQCFSESFTPTEDENEGTFMTAAAIFSELKAKYGASLEAKSLLSFGRCLKNIDGLKRKRTMKGTEYLVIRRK from the coding sequence ATGAAAATAACAGTCATCAGAACCAACCGGCAACACCAGCTTTGCGTTACCAACAGAAGTATCGGACACCTTTTGGAGCGTATGCTCAAAGATGATTCCAAGTTTACCATCCAGAAATTCAGAGATATGGTTCCTTCCATGAATTTCGGTTACGATGGGTATAAAGACATGCCCACCTGGCACCGGGTATACCCTGCCGCCGAGTTTCAGAAAGATGAGAACGGGAATCTCAGGATGAAGGCATTCAACGGCCTCTTGCTCCTATCGTTCAGGAATATACTGAAACCTGAAGACGTCCAGCTCGTGAAGAAACAAGCTGCCTTTCTCCCCTCCACCCTCATTGCCGTGACCGGAGCCGATGGCAGAAGCGTGGAAATACTGGTGAAATTCTCCGATGAAAAGGGTGAACTGCCTACAGATGAAGAACATGCCGACCGACTCTACCAAAGTGCATACCGACACATCCTGCCCATCTACCAGTCTGTCATCCATGCCGAGATAGCCAGCCAAAAGCCTTCGATAAGAAGCTATTTCCTCCTTACGCTCGATACCCAACCCTATTATAATCCTCAGGCTGTCGCCTTGAAAGTAGACGAGAAACTGATGCTTCAGGAACCAACCCCATCCATACCTGAGGCTAAAAGCGACCCGACTGACAAGAAAGAAAAAGGCATGAAAGGCTCGAAAGAGAACATCGAGAAGATGATGAAATATCTGAACGAGAAGTATGACCTGAGATACAACATGGTGATGAAATATACCGAATATGTACCGAAGGACAAGGAATGGATTGGATTTCAAGCCGTGGAACCGAGAGTACAGAAGAGTCTGACACTAGAAGTGCAACTGGCAGGTATCAACGTCAGCATCAAGGACGTTAGAAATTTCCTGGAATCCAATTTCATCAAGAACTATAATCCCGTAGAGGAATTTCTGTTCATCTGTTATGACAACTGGGACGGCAAGGACCATATACGTGCCTTGGCACGTACCGTGCCTACCAACAACCCGCACTGGGAAGACTGGTTCTACACCTGGTTTCTAGCCATGGTGGAGCAATGGCACAACCGCACCGGCAGACAGTATGGCAACAGCGTGGCTCCCCTGCTCATATCCAAACAGGGCTACAACAAGAGTACTTTCTGCCGCCGTCTGATTCCACCCCAGCTGCAATGGGGCTACACCGATAATCTGATTCTCTCTGAGAAGAGACAGGTGTTGCAGGCTATGAGCCAGTGCCTACTTATCAATCTGGATGAATTCAACCAGATTTCAGCCAAGGTACAACAGGGATTCCTGAAAAATCTCATCCAGTTGCCAAACGTGAAATACAAGCCACCCTATGGCAGCCATGTACAGGAGTTCCCCCGCACCGCCTCCTTCATCGCCACAAGCAATATGGACGACATCCTGACCGATCCTTCCGGCAACCGCCGATTCATCGGTATCGAACTGACGGGTCCTATTGATGTAAGCGTGCGCCCCAACTATCAGCAACTCTTTGCCCAAGCAGAAAAGGCAATCTGGAATGGAGAAAAGACCTATTTTGATGCAGAACAGACGGCTCTCATCATGGAGAACAACAGGCGATACCAGCAAATAGATCCAGTCATGCAATGCTTCAGCGAGAGTTTTACGCCAACAGAAGACGAAAATGAGGGTACTTTCATGACTGCCGCCGCCATTTTTAGCGAGTTAAAGGCGAAATATGGGGCATCATTGGAAGCAAAAAGCCTTCTTTCGTTCGGTCGATGCCTGAAGAACATCGATGGACTAAAGAGGAAAAGAACGATGAAAGGTACTGAGTATCTGGTTATTAGGCGAAAATAG
- a CDS encoding PepSY domain-containing protein — MLNKKITWRKQHKWLGIGMSFFMLMFCLSGILLNHRSLIKDVDVSRKYLPSRYEFKNWNGGLLRGTLALDDAILLYGNGGIWQTDSTASTFRDFNKGIPAGADCRQIRNVIRTDDGSVWSVSPFALYRLGSHKIWKSVTLPTELEEKLSDISAHGDTLLVLSRSYAYVSLPPYQNFHRIELPMPKEYDGKVTVFRTIWLLHSGELFGSIGKLIVDGIAIILVLLCISGLIFWLKPKQKRLLRFSLQWHDKIGRYTIMLTLLIALTGWCLRPPVMIALVLNKMPSIPGTTLHSKNPWNDKLRVVRYDEKFGDWLLSTSDGFFSVNFQTGKLESISNTPPVSVMGLNVLQQSKDGKWYCGSFSGLFVWDRVKGTTVDYSTGKAALKNAGAPFGKKAIAGMSQDFSDTPVIAEYNEGTDFAPQPAYMNQLPMSLWNVALEAHSGRIFIGSIATYIFIFVMGILAVWCLWSGYVIRLVKKK, encoded by the coding sequence ATGCTAAATAAGAAAATAACTTGGAGAAAACAACATAAATGGTTAGGCATCGGTATGAGCTTTTTCATGCTGATGTTCTGCTTGTCGGGTATTTTGCTCAACCACCGTTCGCTTATCAAAGATGTGGACGTGAGCAGGAAATATCTGCCAAGTCGCTATGAATTCAAGAATTGGAATGGCGGGTTGCTGAGAGGAACGCTTGCTTTGGATGATGCCATATTGCTGTATGGAAACGGGGGAATCTGGCAAACGGATTCTACAGCATCCACATTCAGGGACTTTAATAAGGGGATTCCGGCAGGAGCAGACTGCCGACAGATAAGAAATGTTATCAGAACGGATGATGGTTCTGTCTGGTCGGTATCTCCATTTGCACTTTACCGGTTGGGGAGTCACAAAATATGGAAAAGCGTAACTCTTCCAACAGAGCTGGAAGAGAAGTTGAGCGACATTTCTGCTCATGGAGATACGCTTTTGGTTCTCAGCCGCTCCTATGCTTATGTTTCCTTGCCACCTTATCAGAACTTCCACCGGATAGAATTGCCTATGCCAAAGGAGTATGATGGGAAAGTTACAGTCTTTCGTACGATATGGCTGCTTCACAGTGGAGAGTTGTTTGGCAGCATTGGTAAACTCATCGTAGATGGCATTGCCATCATCCTGGTGTTGCTCTGCATCTCAGGTCTTATCTTCTGGTTAAAGCCTAAACAGAAGAGGTTGCTTCGCTTTTCGCTACAATGGCATGACAAAATAGGCCGATATACCATCATGCTTACTTTGTTGATAGCCCTGACAGGTTGGTGCCTTCGTCCACCTGTGATGATAGCCTTGGTGTTGAACAAGATGCCGTCTATTCCTGGGACGACGCTTCATAGTAAGAACCCTTGGAATGACAAACTCCGTGTGGTACGTTATGATGAAAAGTTCGGTGACTGGCTCTTGTCAACCTCGGATGGTTTCTTTTCCGTGAATTTCCAGACCGGAAAGTTGGAGTCCATCTCCAATACTCCACCAGTCAGTGTTATGGGATTGAATGTCCTTCAGCAAAGCAAAGATGGTAAATGGTATTGCGGTTCGTTTAGTGGTCTCTTTGTTTGGGATAGAGTAAAGGGGACAACCGTTGATTATTCTACCGGGAAAGCTGCTTTAAAGAACGCTGGCGCACCATTCGGAAAAAAAGCGATAGCAGGTATGAGCCAGGATTTCTCTGATACGCCTGTCATTGCTGAGTATAATGAAGGAACCGACTTTGCGCCACAACCCGCTTATATGAACCAACTGCCCATGTCATTATGGAATGTGGCTCTGGAGGCTCATAGCGGTAGAATCTTCATAGGTAGTATTGCTACATATATATTTATCTTCGTAATGGGAATACTTGCCGTATGGTGCCTTTGGTCTGGATATGTCATTAGACTGGTGAAGAAAAAATAA
- a CDS encoding helix-turn-helix domain-containing protein yields the protein MKEQKDVRQRIEEGEFAQSAEISASYLDEDILIIDNVKVLQNPDPMRFQMNMIASCQRGSLKAELNGREIVVEKGDIFISPPNSILDIKEVSEDFACTAMCVSNHGLLGILRSHISVWNRAMYVSKVSVLKMNEVDMVFYSKFTDLVRLCLDPKFNDRSSWKPYRREIVETLLKSALLAVSNLLLTDLPKETLGTSASDFFDKFLEMLQQSEIKHQPVEYFAQQLCITPKYLSIICKRHSGKTAIEWITEYTLADITYYLRSTTKTIKEISGILGFSNTSFFGKYVREHLHMSPLKYRESLRKQ from the coding sequence ATGAAAGAACAGAAGGACGTCAGGCAGCGTATCGAAGAAGGTGAGTTCGCACAGAGTGCAGAAATCAGTGCGAGCTATCTGGATGAGGACATCTTGATTATAGATAATGTCAAGGTGTTGCAGAACCCCGACCCTATGAGATTCCAGATGAACATGATTGCATCCTGTCAGAGAGGTAGCCTGAAAGCTGAACTCAATGGACGGGAAATCGTGGTAGAGAAGGGCGATATATTTATCAGTCCGCCTAACTCTATTCTCGACATCAAAGAGGTGTCGGAAGATTTTGCATGCACAGCCATGTGTGTCAGCAATCACGGCTTGCTTGGTATTCTTCGTTCTCATATCTCGGTATGGAACCGTGCCATGTATGTGAGCAAGGTTTCGGTGTTGAAGATGAATGAGGTGGATATGGTATTCTATTCTAAGTTTACCGACTTGGTGCGCCTCTGTCTGGATCCGAAGTTCAACGACCGCAGTTCGTGGAAACCTTATCGCCGTGAGATAGTGGAGACGCTCCTGAAGAGTGCTCTTCTTGCCGTGAGCAATCTTTTGCTGACAGATCTCCCGAAAGAAACTTTGGGAACCAGTGCCAGCGATTTTTTTGATAAGTTCCTGGAGATGTTGCAGCAGAGCGAAATCAAGCATCAGCCTGTAGAATATTTTGCGCAGCAGCTTTGCATCACGCCAAAATATCTCTCCATCATCTGCAAGCGCCATTCCGGCAAGACAGCCATCGAGTGGATTACGGAGTATACGCTTGCTGATATCACCTATTATCTCCGTTCTACAACGAAAACAATCAAGGAGATTTCAGGTATACTGGGCTTCTCCAATACTTCATTCTTCGGTAAATATGTAAGAGAGCATCTACACATGTCACCTCTGAAGTATCGTGAAAGTTTGAGAAAACAATAA
- the rsgA gene encoding ribosome small subunit-dependent GTPase A: protein MRGLVIKNTGSWYTVKTDDGQLIESKIKGNFRLKGIRSTNPVAVGDYVQLITNQEGTAFISSIEDRQNYIIRKSPNLSKQSHILAANVDQALLVVTVNYPQTSTTFIDRFLAGAEAYRVPVIIIFNKSDILSEEELHYEKMMCTLYETIGYKCIELSAATGEGVELLRPLIKDKKSLLSGNSGVGKSTLINQLIPDAEQRTAEISEVHNSGMHTTTFSEMLELPEGGYLIDTPGIKGFGTFDIEKEELTSYFKEIFKFSQDCKFSDCTHTHEPGCAVIKAVEEHYIAASRYQSYLSMLEDKDENKYREAF, encoded by the coding sequence ATGAGAGGACTCGTTATTAAAAATACAGGCAGCTGGTACACCGTCAAGACAGACGATGGCCAGCTGATAGAAAGTAAAATCAAGGGCAATTTCAGATTGAAGGGCATCCGCAGCACCAATCCTGTGGCTGTAGGTGATTATGTGCAGCTTATTACCAACCAGGAGGGTACGGCATTTATCTCTTCTATCGAAGACCGCCAAAACTATATCATTCGTAAATCACCTAACCTCAGTAAGCAGAGTCATATTCTGGCTGCTAATGTAGACCAGGCACTGCTTGTGGTAACGGTGAATTATCCGCAGACTTCTACTACCTTCATCGACCGATTTCTGGCTGGCGCTGAGGCCTATAGAGTGCCTGTTATCATCATCTTCAATAAAAGTGACATACTTTCAGAAGAAGAATTGCATTACGAGAAGATGATGTGTACGCTCTATGAAACCATCGGATATAAATGTATCGAATTGTCGGCAGCTACAGGCGAAGGTGTTGAACTGTTGCGACCTCTTATCAAGGATAAGAAATCTTTGTTGAGCGGCAACAGCGGGGTAGGAAAGTCAACCCTCATCAACCAGCTCATTCCTGATGCAGAGCAGCGTACCGCCGAAATCAGCGAGGTGCATAATAGCGGAATGCATACCACAACCTTCAGTGAGATGCTGGAACTGCCGGAAGGTGGTTATCTCATTGATACTCCGGGCATCAAGGGCTTTGGTACCTTTGATATCGAAAAGGAAGAGCTGACCAGCTATTTTAAGGAAATCTTCAAGTTCTCTCAGGATTGTAAGTTCTCTGACTGTACCCATACCCACGAACCGGGGTGCGCGGTAATCAAGGCGGTTGAGGAACATTATATTGCAGCTAGCCGCTATCAGAGTTATCTCTCTATGTTGGAGGATAAGGACGAAAATAAATACAGAGAGGCTTTTTGA
- the frr gene encoding ribosome recycling factor: MIDVKETLNSAAERMEMAAMYLAEELSHVRAGRANVAILDGVRVNSYGSMVPLNQVATVTTPDARTIAIRPWDKKAIKDIEKAIMDSGVGITPENNGEIVRLGIPQPTGERRKELVKQCNKIAERAKIEVRNVRQEIKEKLKKAIKDGLSEDLEKDAENDLQKLHDKYIKQLENLMDEKEKEIMTV; this comes from the coding sequence ATGATAGACGTTAAAGAAACTTTGAATTCTGCAGCAGAGCGTATGGAGATGGCAGCAATGTATCTCGCAGAGGAACTCTCTCATGTTCGTGCTGGTCGTGCTAATGTAGCCATCCTCGATGGTGTGCGCGTAAATAGTTATGGCAGTATGGTTCCTCTGAACCAGGTAGCTACAGTTACAACCCCTGATGCCCGTACTATCGCTATCCGCCCTTGGGACAAAAAAGCTATCAAGGATATCGAAAAGGCTATTATGGATAGTGGTGTAGGTATCACTCCTGAGAACAATGGCGAAATCGTACGTCTGGGTATTCCTCAGCCAACAGGTGAGCGCCGTAAGGAACTCGTAAAGCAGTGTAACAAGATTGCTGAGCGTGCTAAGATTGAGGTGCGCAACGTGCGCCAGGAAATCAAGGAGAAGTTGAAGAAAGCTATCAAGGATGGACTTTCTGAAGACTTGGAGAAGGATGCTGAGAACGATTTGCAGAAACTCCACGACAAGTACATCAAGCAGCTCGAAAACCTGATGGACGAGAAGGAAAAGGAAATCATGACAGTCTAA
- the rsmA gene encoding 16S rRNA (adenine(1518)-N(6)/adenine(1519)-N(6))-dimethyltransferase RsmA — MKAVKPKKNLGQHFLTDLNIAKRIADTVDACPDIPVLEIGPGMGVLTQYLVEKPRPVKAVEIDSESVAYLHENFPILKDNIIGEDFLRMDLNQIFDGKQFVLTGNYPYDISSQIFFKMLDYKDLIPCCTGMIQREVALRMASEPGNKAYGILSVLIQAWYDVEYLFTVDENVFNPPPKVKSAVIRMTRNKVTDLGCDEKLFKRLVKTVFNQRRKMLRVSLKQMFPGVTPREDFYTTDIMTKRPEQLTIQQFVELTNYVGEELKRLELIK; from the coding sequence ATGAAAGCTGTAAAGCCTAAGAAGAATCTCGGTCAGCACTTCTTGACCGACCTCAATATAGCAAAGCGCATCGCCGATACGGTGGATGCCTGCCCGGATATACCTGTTCTCGAAATCGGACCAGGTATGGGCGTTCTTACCCAATATCTCGTAGAGAAACCAAGACCCGTCAAGGCGGTGGAAATCGACTCGGAGTCGGTGGCGTATCTTCATGAGAATTTCCCGATACTCAAGGATAATATCATCGGTGAAGACTTCCTGAGAATGGATTTGAACCAGATATTCGATGGAAAGCAGTTTGTACTGACAGGTAATTATCCATACGATATCTCATCGCAGATATTCTTTAAGATGCTCGATTACAAGGATCTCATTCCTTGCTGTACCGGAATGATTCAGCGCGAGGTGGCATTGCGTATGGCATCAGAACCAGGCAACAAAGCCTATGGTATCCTCAGTGTGCTCATCCAGGCATGGTATGATGTGGAATATCTCTTTACGGTAGATGAGAATGTATTCAACCCACCACCAAAGGTAAAGAGTGCGGTAATCCGTATGACTCGTAACAAGGTGACTGACCTTGGCTGTGATGAAAAACTGTTTAAGCGTCTGGTAAAGACAGTCTTCAACCAGCGTCGCAAGATGCTCCGTGTAAGCCTCAAGCAGATGTTCCCGGGTGTAACCCCACGCGAGGATTTCTACACCACAGACATCATGACCAAGCGTCCTGAACAGCTCACTATCCAGCAGTTTGTAGAACTCACCAACTATGTGGGCGAAGAACTGAAAAGATTAGAATTAATAAAATAA